One stretch of Rosistilla oblonga DNA includes these proteins:
- a CDS encoding PP2C family protein-serine/threonine phosphatase has translation MELNSGNPGPAVIYCNRRMTASVAHAIGGGESAVFSSRSPCKETPNEDVAAIVPCDENSCVLIVADGMGGHSAGEVASLTAVREMIRAVNEALQQKQMLRIGIINGFERANDAVQAMGTGSGTTLAVVEISQNEVRPYHAGDSVVLVVGSRGKIKLETTSHSPVGFGLAAGLLDSSEAMDHAERHVILNAVGSPSMRIEIGSAIRLAARDTVMLASDGLTDNVTTQEAIRRIRKGKICDCANELTELATQRMWNPGEGRPSKPDDLTVLLFRRQSG, from the coding sequence TTGGAGCTCAATTCAGGCAATCCAGGCCCCGCGGTGATCTACTGCAACCGGCGGATGACCGCGTCGGTCGCGCATGCCATTGGCGGCGGCGAGTCGGCGGTCTTTTCGTCGCGCAGCCCCTGCAAGGAAACTCCCAACGAAGACGTCGCCGCAATCGTCCCCTGCGATGAAAACTCCTGCGTGCTGATCGTCGCCGATGGGATGGGAGGACATTCCGCAGGCGAAGTCGCTTCGCTGACGGCGGTTCGCGAAATGATCCGAGCGGTCAACGAAGCGTTGCAGCAAAAACAGATGCTGCGAATCGGAATCATCAACGGATTCGAACGCGCCAACGACGCGGTCCAGGCGATGGGAACCGGTTCGGGGACGACGCTCGCCGTCGTCGAAATCTCGCAAAACGAAGTCCGTCCCTACCACGCGGGCGATTCGGTCGTGTTGGTCGTCGGCTCGCGAGGCAAGATCAAACTCGAAACGACATCCCACTCGCCCGTCGGTTTTGGGCTCGCCGCCGGACTGCTCGATTCCAGCGAAGCGATGGACCATGCCGAGCGGCACGTGATCCTGAACGCCGTCGGTTCGCCATCGATGCGGATCGAGATCGGATCGGCGATCCGCCTGGCAGCTCGCGATACCGTGATGCTGGCCAGCGACGGACTTACCGACAACGTCACGACTCAAGAGGCGATTCGGCGGATCCGCAAAGGAAAAATCTGCGACTGTGCCAACGAACTCACCGAACTGGCGACCCAGCGGATGTGGAACCCCGGCGAAGGCCGGCCCAGCAAACCGGACGACCTGACGGTTTTGCTATTCCGCCGCCAATCCGGTTAA